One segment of Phragmites australis chromosome 13, lpPhrAust1.1, whole genome shotgun sequence DNA contains the following:
- the LOC133888252 gene encoding F-box/kelch-repeat protein At1g67480-like, translated as MLSLVGAREPCVQSRMCLGDRIQHKFPAERKLPSKMMIQKESDPYNALVPGLPEDLAKVCLALVPRSCFPVMGAVSKKWMSFIGSREFITVRKEVRKLEEWIYVLTAEAGGKGSRWEVLGSLDQKKRILPPMPGPTKAGFGVVVLDGKLFVMAGYAADRGKEFVSDEVHRYDACLNRWAALTKMNIARRDFACAEVNGVIYVAGGFGPAGDSLTSVEAYNPQLNRWTLIESLRRPRWGCFACSFDGKLYIMGGRSSFTIGNSRSVDVYDPGRHAWDEIKKGCVMVTSHAVLDKRLFCIEWKNQRSLAAFNPADKSWQRIPVPLTGSSSTRFCLGVLGGKVLLFSMEQEPRYQTLIYDPDAKKGSEWGTSKLKPSGLCMCSLTIEV; from the exons ATGCTTTCACTTGTCGGTGCAAGGGAGCCTTGTGTTCAATCACGGATGTGCCTCGGGGATAGAATACAGCACAAGTTTCCAGCTGAGCGAAAACTTCCCTCCAAGATGATGATCCAGAAGGAAAGCGATCCATACAACGCGCTGGTACCTGGTTTGCCAGAAGATCTGGCGAAGGTATGCCTCGCGCTCGTCCCTCGGAGCTGTTTCCCGGTCATGGGTGCAGTGTCAAAGAAGTGGATGTCATTCATCGGGAGCAGGGAGTTTATCACTGTTAGAAAGGAGGTTAGGAAGCTTGAAGAGTGGATTTATGTCCTGACCGCTGAAGCAGGAGGAAAGGGAAGTCGCTGGGAGGTGTTGGGGAGCCTGGATCAGAAGAAGAGGATACTTCCTCCCATGCCTGGACCAACTAAAGCCGGGTTTGGTGTGGTTGTTCTTGATGGGAAGCTTTTTGTCATGGCTGGCTATGCTGCTGACCGTGGGAAAGAATTTGTCTCGGATGAGGTTCACCGTTACGATGCTTGTCTGAACAG GTGGGCTGCACTTACCAAGATGAATATTGCGCGTCGCGACTTCGCCTGCGCAGAGGTCAACGGTGTGATATATGTCGCTGGTGGATTTGGGCCTGCTGGGGATAGCCTCACAAGCGTTGAAGCCTACAATCCACAGCTGAACAGATGGACACTGATCGAAAGCCTCCGCAGGCCAAGGTGGGGCTGCTTTGCCTGCAGTTTCGATGGGAAGCTGTACATCATGGGCGGCCGTTCAAGCTTCACCATTGGCAACTCCCGCTCCGTCGACGTGTATGACCCCGGCCGCCATGCCTGGGACGAGATCAAGAAGGGCTGTGTGATGGTTACCTCCCATGCTGTGCTTGACAAGAGGCTGTTCTGCATCGAGTGGAAGAACCAGCGGTCACTTGCAGCCTTCAACCCGGCAGACAAATCCTGGCAGAGGATCCCGGTGCCCCTTACTGGCAGTTCTAGCACTCGGTTTTGCCTCGGGGTGCTCGGCGGGAAGGTGCTTCTGTTTTCAATGGAGCAAGAACCTAGGTACCAGACCCTGATCTACGACCCGGATGCAAAAAAGGGATCTGAATGGGGCACGTCTAAGCTCAAGCCGTCAGGGTTGTGCATGTGCAGTCTGACCATTGAAGTTTGA